A stretch of DNA from Brevibacillus ruminantium:
ATCCACTCCAGATTTTTTACGATAACGAGAATCTTGCCCTTCTCCCCTTTATAGGACATGTACACTTCGTTAAGCTTGTCACTCAGCTCGATCTCTTTGATCACATAATCCTTCTTGGTCTGTTCGGCTTCTTTGCGCAAAAGCTCCAGATCAACATCATTTTTCGCGAAGTAATCGACGCCTCCCTCTTGAAAACGGAGTCCTCCTGCCAAATCAGCGGGAACCTTTACCTGATCGCCCAATTTTTTCTGCAGGTCCTGTGCCGCGGTATAGGAAAATCCGTTCGTCACCAACGTGAGATCTGGATGTGGACGGTTCGGATTTCCAGCCATTTTCACTTCTCCCTCTGGCGCCCTTTTCGGCACGAAATAAATGGCTGCCGCCGAGCCCGGCTTCATCGTCTCCCTGTGGGCATTCACAATATTGTTCTTACGTTGGTTTTCTTCCTGAATCTGTTTGAACAAGTCTTCATATTCAGCAGGGACATCTACCGCATTCGAGGGACCCACTTCATAGACAACCTCTCCTTTTTCATCATGCAGTTGAATCGTATGCAAGGCTGCAAATGCGGATGAGCCGCCTACCAACAGACCGATTGCCAGAAAGAATCCCAGTTTCTTTTTCACTTTGACATCCTCCTCTTTTGTTTCCTTTTTTTCAATCACTTTCATGACGCGCTGTTTGACATCGCTGGGGGGGACTGCTGTCGATTGAAAAAGCTCTTCCAGCCATTTATCCGTGTTGTTTTGAACCATCCGCCAACCCCCCTGTATTGTGCCAATAGCGTCTGCACTTTCTGATAGCGCGTTCGTATCGCTTCCTGAGCGTTGCCGGCTTTGACTCCAGCAACTGGGCAATTTCGTCATACCCTTTCTGTTCCAGCACGCGCAAAATAATCAGATTTCGCTCTTCCGGATTGAGCTGATCGAGCAGCTGATGGAGCGGTTCACTGAGGTAGTGCTGATCGATCCTCTCCTTGATCTGATCTTCTCCCTTCTCGTGCTTAGAGAAGAAAAAGGGGAAGATTCGGTTTCGCCTCTTTTTTCGCAACAAACTGATGCAGTGATGATACGCAACTTTGTACAGCCACGCTGAAAAAGAGAGAGTGTATGTGTACTCACCCAAACGCTCATAGGCAATGATGAGGATCTCCTGCACGGCATCCTCCGCCTCTTGCCGGTGTCCCAGCATATGATAGCAATAGGTGAACATCGGCTTCTGAAAATGGTCGATTACCTGTTCAAATCTCCCCCAATCGCCCTGCTGAATTTCTTGTATCAACTGCTCCAACTCACTCTTTTCCACCTTTCCCCTCCTCCCACTACCCCTATAACGCTTTTCGCGACCTCTTTTGTGACCATTTCTCGCAAAAATGGTTTGACCCATTTACAAAAGTGAAACATTGCCAGGTAAGACACCCCCCGCTCCCGTAAGGTATAATGGAAGCGATACCGAAGACAGGAGGCCTGCGCCATGATGGTACTGATCTTTCTGGCCATTTGGGCCTTCGGGGCCTTTATTCTCTATACCGACCCGAAAAATACATCGATTCGCTGGGCCAGCGCCACGGCATTTGTCGGGGGATGCGGGTTTCTCTCAGCGGTTTTTGACGAGACGCTCCTGCCGCTCGTAGGCGAATCGCTGCCGCTTTCTTCTTCCTTGACGACGGCCCTCCTGGTTGCCAGCAGAGTCTCATCCTTTCTCTGCCAGGTGGGGCTGCCTTATACGTTTCTCATGTTTGCCGTCCATTCGGGGGACTTTCTGAGTACGAGGACCAAAACGGTTTTGCAATACACAGCGCTGCTTCCTCCGCTGCTTATGCTGGCCATCACGCCCATTTATCCAGTGCTTAGGCTCAACTACTGGCTAATGGTGAGCTGGGTATTTCCTTATTTCATCGGGGCCAGTCTGATCCTGGTCCTGCTGTACTGGAAAGAAAAAGACCCGCTCGTCAAGAAAAGCAGACTGTTTACCAATATCCTGGTCATTTTTCCGGTGCTGTTGGTATTTATCACGATCTATGTGATGCGAACGCAAAATAATTACGAGGCGTGGCGTTACAACAGTCTGATCGTCGGAATTCAGTTTCTTCTGATTTTGGTGATCAGTATGAAATACGGTTTTCTCGGCGTAAAATGGCGGGTCGAAAAACGGAGGCTGGACAGCACGCTTCGCGCCATGACCTCCGGGGCGCAAATCATCAATCACTCAATCAAAAATGAAGCGGGGAAAATATCGCTTTACACACAGCGCATGCAGGATTATGCAGCCGAGACCAACCAGCCCGCGCTGCAGGAAGACTTGCAGGTCATCCAGCAATCCACCCAGCATCTGCTGGACATGGTCAACCGGATTCAGGGACAGCTGCAGGATATCCGTCTGCGTGAGGAGGTGGCAAGCCCCGCCGCATTGATCGAGCACGTGCAGCGAACCTTGCGTCCGTTGGCCGAATCACAGCAGGTGGAGCTGCGAACAGAGCTGGACGAGTGCTGGCTGCTCCTCTGCGACCCCGTCCAACTGCGGGAAATCCTGATCAATCTGTCGATGAACGCGCTGGAGGCCATGAAAACCGGTGGCACATTGACACACCAATTGTTTTTGTCCAAGAAGCATCTGGTCATCGCAGTGACTGACACTGGCACAGGGATTGCCAAGGAAAACCTCCCGCATGTCCTGGACCCTTTTTTCTCAACCAAAAAGACCGGGAATAACTTCGGACTGGGGCTGTCCTACTGCTACAACGTCATGCAAAAGCATCAGGGCACCCTGGATATCCACAGCGTAAAAGACGAGGGGACGACTGTCTTTTTGTTCTTCCCGCTGAGGCGTGTAGAAGCAGCCTCGTGATGGTGGGCCGCCCGCCGCTTTCATACTTCATACACGTTCAACGACACGTTAATACACTTGGCAGACGCCCCCGTCTTTTCCGCAAGCTTACACCAGTAAATGGAGGATCACCACTCATGGAACAGATTCGCGTTTATATCGTAGAGGACGACCCTGTCTGGCGCAGGGGACTGATCGATTTTCTCAATAAAGAAACGGATATCGCTATCGTAGGAGAGGCCGATTCCAAGGAGGCCGTTTTCACATGGTTCGAGGATGAAACGAGAGAAGCCGATGTGGTGCTGATGGACATCAATCTCACGGAGAACAACCTGGACGGCATCGAGGCCGCTCTTGCCCTGACAGAGCTGGGACGGCCTTTTTCCATCATCATGCTGACTTCGCTGACTGCTGAGGAGATCATCGTCGAGTCCTTCTCCGCAGCCGCGGTGGTCAACTACATCAGCAAATCCAATTTCAAGGAAATTCCGGATGCCATCCGCGCCGCTCACCAGCGCCAATCTTCTATTCATCCGACGGCGGCCGCCGCGCTTCGCAACGAGTTCCTCCGCTTACGAAGCGGCGAGGACCAGAAGCTGTTGTCCCCGGCCGAACGGGATATCCTGCAGTTGATCCATCAGGGACAGACGCAGTCCCAAATCGAACAGAACCTCCATATCACCAAGCGAACGATCAAAAATCACATCAACCGCATCCTGAAAAAAATGGGCGTCAAAACAAGCAAGGAAGCGGCCGCAAAAGCCAAACAGAAGAAGCTGTTTTAACGGAAAAAACGCGCTTCTTCCCCTATTTGCAAGTCTTATGACCAGGTACCAAGGAAAGTTGGTACTTTTTTAAAATCGGGGACCACGTAGAATGAGAACTATCAAGAACGGAATTTATTATCATTCGTAAAGGTGTGGTTCTGATGGTACTCATTCATACCTTCATCAAGTGGTTCCTCCTGCTCTGGTTTCGCCTGCGCGTCCAGGGAATGCACAAACTGGACTTTTCCCAGCCTTGCATCATCATTCCCAATCATGTGTCACTCCTGGATGCGGTGCTCTTGTCCTTCTGCCTCCCATCCAACACGACCTTTGTAGCCAACACAGAGATCGCCAAAAAGTTTTCACTTTTCATGCGTTTTCGCAAATTCATCACCGTAGATCCGATGAATCCCTACTCGATTCGCCACATGATCCGCGTCGTCAAAAGCGGCGAGTCTCTCGTAATCTTCCCGGAAGGCCGCATCACGACGACCGGCGGCCTGATGAAAATCTACAGCGGCGTCGGTTATCTGGCGATGCGTACCGGTGCTACCGTGTATCCGATCATCATCCGGGGTTTGGAACGCTCGGTATTCTCTTATCTGAAGGGCAAGGTACGTCTTTCCTGGTTCCCAAAGGTAAACATCTCTGTCGGGACACCGTTTACCATGCACAAACGGGAAGACGTCTCGATGCGCGAGCAGAAAGCAGCGGCAAGCGACCAGATT
This window harbors:
- a CDS encoding DUF4367 domain-containing protein — its product is MVQNNTDKWLEELFQSTAVPPSDVKQRVMKVIEKKETKEEDVKVKKKLGFFLAIGLLVGGSSAFAALHTIQLHDEKGEVVYEVGPSNAVDVPAEYEDLFKQIQEENQRKNNIVNAHRETMKPGSAAAIYFVPKRAPEGEVKMAGNPNRPHPDLTLVTNGFSYTAAQDLQKKLGDQVKVPADLAGGLRFQEGGVDYFAKNDVDLELLRKEAEQTKKDYVIKEIELSDKLNEVYMSYKGEKGKILVIVKNLEWIEGPIRGGTLDGTKVEKVIIGGMEAVYGETNSPDGFHLKNIEWMNSGSKLSYDLTTRSKEISKEDFIKIAESYVTAK
- a CDS encoding sensor histidine kinase, producing MMVLIFLAIWAFGAFILYTDPKNTSIRWASATAFVGGCGFLSAVFDETLLPLVGESLPLSSSLTTALLVASRVSSFLCQVGLPYTFLMFAVHSGDFLSTRTKTVLQYTALLPPLLMLAITPIYPVLRLNYWLMVSWVFPYFIGASLILVLLYWKEKDPLVKKSRLFTNILVIFPVLLVFITIYVMRTQNNYEAWRYNSLIVGIQFLLILVISMKYGFLGVKWRVEKRRLDSTLRAMTSGAQIINHSIKNEAGKISLYTQRMQDYAAETNQPALQEDLQVIQQSTQHLLDMVNRIQGQLQDIRLREEVASPAALIEHVQRTLRPLAESQQVELRTELDECWLLLCDPVQLREILINLSMNALEAMKTGGTLTHQLFLSKKHLVIAVTDTGTGIAKENLPHVLDPFFSTKKTGNNFGLGLSYCYNVMQKHQGTLDIHSVKDEGTTVFLFFPLRRVEAAS
- a CDS encoding response regulator, whose protein sequence is MEQIRVYIVEDDPVWRRGLIDFLNKETDIAIVGEADSKEAVFTWFEDETREADVVLMDINLTENNLDGIEAALALTELGRPFSIIMLTSLTAEEIIVESFSAAAVVNYISKSNFKEIPDAIRAAHQRQSSIHPTAAAALRNEFLRLRSGEDQKLLSPAERDILQLIHQGQTQSQIEQNLHITKRTIKNHINRILKKMGVKTSKEAAAKAKQKKLF
- a CDS encoding RNA polymerase sigma factor, giving the protein MEKSELEQLIQEIQQGDWGRFEQVIDHFQKPMFTYCYHMLGHRQEAEDAVQEILIIAYERLGEYTYTLSFSAWLYKVAYHHCISLLRKKRRNRIFPFFFSKHEKGEDQIKERIDQHYLSEPLHQLLDQLNPEERNLIILRVLEQKGYDEIAQLLESKPATLRKRYERAIRKCRRYWHNTGGLADGSKQHG